In a genomic window of Bradyrhizobium ontarionense:
- a CDS encoding FAD-dependent monooxygenase, protein MASRTVFVAGAGIGGLTAALALATKGFRVVVLEKAERLEEVGAGLQLSPNASRVLIDLGLGPRLSARAVVPEAIAIMSARAGGEIARLPLGEAAGRAAGAPYWVIHRADLQAALAAEAIAHPDVELRLGCQFEDVAAHAKGLTVVHRRGNERAQDVALALIGADGVWSAVRHHLFPQVRAEFSGLIAWRGTLDARQLPRELTAARVQLWMGPDAHLVAYPISAGRQVNVVAVVPGTWNRPGWSTEGDPGELKAAFGPPRWPATARLLLNAVDGWRKWALFGVPEGIEWSEGKIALLGDAAHAMLPFAAQGAGMAIEDAVVLAKTLSEARPDGPAAIEGALKRYAQLRRSRVARVQRTARSQGQLYHMTGPLALARDLSIKALGPQRLSARQSWIYDWRL, encoded by the coding sequence GTGGCATCTCGTACCGTCTTTGTCGCAGGGGCCGGGATCGGCGGCCTGACAGCCGCGCTTGCGCTCGCCACCAAGGGTTTTCGCGTCGTCGTGCTGGAGAAGGCCGAACGACTCGAGGAAGTCGGCGCCGGCCTGCAGCTGTCTCCCAACGCCAGCCGCGTCCTGATCGATCTCGGGCTGGGCCCGCGGTTGTCAGCGCGCGCCGTGGTGCCGGAGGCGATCGCCATCATGAGCGCGCGGGCCGGCGGCGAAATCGCTCGCCTGCCGCTGGGCGAGGCCGCGGGCCGCGCGGCCGGCGCGCCCTATTGGGTGATTCATCGCGCCGACCTGCAGGCGGCGCTGGCGGCCGAGGCGATCGCGCATCCCGACGTCGAGCTGCGGCTCGGCTGTCAGTTCGAGGACGTCGCCGCCCATGCCAAGGGGCTGACCGTGGTCCATCGCCGCGGCAACGAGCGCGCGCAGGACGTGGCGCTGGCGCTGATCGGGGCCGACGGCGTGTGGTCGGCGGTTCGGCATCACCTCTTCCCGCAGGTGCGGGCGGAATTCTCCGGCCTCATCGCCTGGCGCGGCACGCTCGATGCGCGGCAGCTGCCGCGCGAGTTGACTGCCGCGCGGGTGCAGCTCTGGATGGGTCCGGACGCCCATCTCGTCGCCTATCCGATCTCCGCCGGCCGTCAGGTCAACGTGGTCGCGGTCGTGCCGGGCACCTGGAACCGGCCGGGCTGGAGCACCGAGGGCGATCCGGGCGAGCTGAAGGCTGCCTTCGGCCCGCCGCGCTGGCCGGCGACGGCGCGCCTGCTGCTCAATGCGGTGGACGGCTGGCGCAAATGGGCGCTGTTCGGCGTCCCCGAAGGCATCGAATGGAGCGAGGGCAAGATCGCGCTGCTGGGCGACGCCGCGCACGCGATGCTGCCGTTCGCCGCGCAGGGCGCGGGGATGGCAATCGAGGACGCGGTCGTGCTCGCCAAGACCCTGAGCGAGGCCCGCCCCGACGGCCCGGCCGCGATCGAGGGCGCCCTGAAGCGCTACGCCCAGCTGCGCCGCTCCCGCGTCGCCCGGGTGCAACGCACCGCGCGCAGTCAGGGCCAGCTCTATCACATGACCGGACCGCTCGCGCTCGCCCGCGATCTCAGCATCAAGGCGCTCGGCCCGCAGCGCCTGTCGGCACGGCAGAGCTGGATCTACGACTGGCGGCTGTAG
- a CDS encoding site-specific integrase — translation MRATVSHWLREKERGGLIGAGTTLHGLRVSYAAWWKRNGATNAEIAELLGDRSQRMGTHYTRHVSREDNVVRAFKRLKQD, via the coding sequence ATGCGGGCCACCGTGAGCCATTGGCTGCGCGAGAAGGAACGCGGGGGCCTGATCGGCGCCGGCACCACTCTGCACGGCCTCCGCGTCTCCTATGCGGCTTGGTGGAAGCGCAACGGCGCAACTAATGCCGAGATCGCCGAGCTTCTCGGAGATCGATCGCAGCGGATGGGCACCCATTACACCCGGCACGTCTCTCGCGAGGACAACGTGGTGCGGGCATTCAAGCGGCTGAAGCAGGATTGA